A section of the Pseudomonas lini genome encodes:
- a CDS encoding TauD/TfdA family dioxygenase, with protein MGVAVGFAVRPLLPARGRLPLLVEATEPNTSLLSVFDELNELVDEHLLRDGGILFRGFELDGAEQFRQFAAGFGHPLLNYEFGSTPRTNVTQGVYTSTEYPAHQSIPLHNEQAYSRDWPMKIWFYSMIAATSGGETPIADSRDVYRRMPVAIRERFISKGLMYVRNFGNGLDVAWEQVFNTEDREVAEAYCKAHGIICEWKDDGELRTRQTCQAVARHPVTGDMVWFNQAHLFHISNLQPEVRETLLDIVDEEDLPRNVYYGDGSPIEDEVLREIRAVLDDCAISFPWQEGDVLMLDNMLSAHARAPFEGKRKVIVAMAEGHSQDVR; from the coding sequence ATGGGTGTTGCTGTGGGTTTTGCCGTGCGGCCGTTGCTGCCGGCGCGGGGTCGCTTGCCGCTGTTGGTGGAGGCGACTGAGCCGAATACCAGTCTGTTGTCGGTGTTCGATGAATTGAATGAGCTGGTGGATGAGCATTTGCTGCGTGACGGCGGCATTCTGTTTCGCGGGTTCGAGCTGGACGGCGCCGAGCAGTTCCGCCAATTCGCCGCCGGCTTCGGGCATCCACTGCTCAATTACGAGTTCGGCTCGACGCCGCGCACCAACGTCACTCAGGGGGTCTACACCTCCACCGAATACCCGGCGCATCAGAGCATTCCGTTGCACAACGAGCAGGCCTACTCCCGGGACTGGCCGATGAAAATCTGGTTCTACAGCATGATCGCCGCCACCTCGGGCGGCGAAACGCCGATTGCCGACAGCCGGGACGTCTATCGCCGCATGCCTGTCGCTATCCGCGAGCGCTTCATCAGCAAAGGCCTGATGTACGTGCGCAATTTCGGTAACGGGCTGGACGTGGCGTGGGAGCAGGTTTTCAACACCGAAGACCGAGAGGTGGCCGAGGCCTACTGCAAGGCCCACGGCATCATTTGCGAGTGGAAGGACGACGGAGAATTGCGCACCCGCCAGACGTGTCAGGCGGTGGCGCGTCATCCGGTGACCGGTGACATGGTTTGGTTCAATCAGGCTCACCTGTTCCACATTTCCAACCTTCAACCGGAGGTGCGTGAAACCCTGCTGGACATCGTCGACGAGGAAGACCTGCCGCGTAACGTCTACTACGGCGACGGCTCGCCCATCGAGGATGAGGTGCTCCGTGAAATTCGTGCCGTGCTTGATGATTGCGCCATCAGTTTCCCTTGGCAGGAGGGTGATGTGCTGATGCTCGACAACATGCTCTCGGCCCACGCCCGCGCGCCCTTCGAAGGCAAGCGCAAGGTGATCGTCGCGATGGCCGAAGGGCATTCCCAGGATGTGCGCTGA